The sequence ACAAATTTCTAACGTATAACCAAAAATGTAATGAAATGCCTGATTCTTGTCGTGAATGATTAAAAACGAACCTTATTTAAAATTATTCTTACACAATTTGTGCAATATTGTGTTTTTGGTCGCAAAATAATACTCAACACGAGTTATTATTCACGATTTATACATCCTTATTTTTATTTGTTACAAAAAATACACATTCACTCAAAATATATGTTATTAAAATTATAAAATTTTATCTTTTATTTAATTATTATCATTTTTAATTATCGCTTGATGAATAATATAGTATAATTATTCACCGAAACTCAAAATCATTAATCCTTAATCAATGCTCATACAATAATAAGTGCATAGATTTTTTTGCATCTAGTAATTTCATTCAACTATAGCTGTTTTATATGAATGCAATCTCGGAAAAATTTCGGAGTATTTATTTACATAAAAAAGCCCCAACTACGGATTAGTGTTTCGGTATTATAATTTTTATTTAGGCACCATTTGCATGCTTGTCTACTAGTATCAGTTGTGTTGTTACTACCAACCTCACTTGGATAAATAAGATGGTGATAATCAATAAATAACAGTCTAACAATACTATAATCATCTTCTCTAGTTACGCTTGCAATTATTCTTGAGCTGCCGCCAACTCCAAATTCCCAAATCTCCAATTCTTCCTCATATTTAGGATAAAATTGCATCATCACTTTTATCGCAATTTCCTTATTAGCATTTCAATAGTGTGGTAATGTGGAAGTGAACAAGATAAAATATTTTTCCAGTTTATTTGAATGTGAGGAATTATTTTATTGATACATTTAAGGATGATATTTAAATGAAACCCCAAAAATAAAAACCCCGTATTTCCTAAGAAAACACGGGGTTTTGATATCATATAAAATCAATTTAAAGTGGATTTATTTTTTCACTTGGCTCATTACTTCTTCAACAAAGTTATCTTCTTTTTTCTCGATTCCTTCGCCTACTTCGAAACGTACGAATGATACAACTTTACCACCGCTTTGTTTCACGTATTCACCTACAGTGATGTCTGGGTTTTTAACGAAAGGTTGGTCTTCTAAGGAAATTTCGCTTAGATATTTTTTCAAACGGCCTTCTACCATTTTTTCAACGATATTAGCTGGTTTACCTTCGTTTAATGCTTGTTGCGTTAATACTTCTTTTTCGTCTTCCACTTCTTCAGTAGAAACGTCTTCACGAGAAATGTATTTAGGGTTGATTGCAGCGATGTGCATTGCAACGTCTTTAGCAACTGTAGTGTCAGTAGTTCCTTCAAGAAGTGTAAGAACACCAATACGTCCGTTCATGTGGATGTATTCACCGAAAGCAGAGTTGTCTGCTTTTTCTTTTACTTCAAAACGACGAAGGGAAATGTTTTCACCGATTTTTGTAATTGCTTCAGTAATGTAGTCTTGAACAGTTTGGCCATTAGGCATTTCTGTTTTAAGTGCGTCTTCTAAACTATCTGGACGAACTGCAAGAATTTGTTTAGCTAAAGCGTCAACTAATTGTTGGAAGTTATCGTTTTTAGCAACGAAATCTGTTTCAGCATTAACTTCCAGTACTACGGCATGTTTTTCATTGCTGATTACATGAGTCATACCTTCAGAAGCAACACGGTCAGATTTTTTCGCAGCTTTAGCGATTCCTTTTTCACGAAGATAATCAATTGCTTTTTCCATATCTCCTTCTGTTTCTACAAGTGCTTTTTTACAATCCATCATACCAGCACCAGTTTTTTCGCGTAATTCTTTTACCATTTGAGCTGTAATATTAGCCATTTATTTTCCCTCCAATTTTTCTCTTTAAAAAAGGTGATAAGAATAGTGCCTTATCACCTTGAAAGTTTCAAATAAAATCTTATGCTTCCGTAGTTTCTTCTGTAGCTTTTTCTTCTACAGGAGCAACTTCCGCTTCCGTTAACTCTTCCCCTTGGTTCACTTCAATGATAGCGTCAGCCATTTTAGCAGTTAAAAGTTTAACCGCGCGGATAGCGTCATCATTTGCAGGGATTACGTAGTCGATTTCATCCGGATCACAGTTTGTATCAACAATACCGATGATAGGAATATGAAGTTTACGAGCTTCTGCAACCGCAATACGTTCTTTGCGTGGGTCAACGATGAATAATGCATCAGGAAGACCTTTCATGTCTTTGATTCCGCCTAAGAAGCGTTCTAATTTTTCTTGTTCTTTTTTAAGAAGGACAACTTCTTTTTTAGGAAGGACTTCAAAAGTTCCATCTGCTTCCATTCTTTCGATTTTTTTAAGGTGTTGAATACGTTTTTGAATAGTTTCAAAGTTAGTTAAAGTACCACCTAACCAACGATGATTCACGAAATATTGTCCAGAACGGATAGCTTCGTCGCGAACGGATTCTTGCGCTTGTTTTTTAGTTCCTACGAACAGGATAGTTCCGTTGTCGCTAGCTACTTCACGCATGAAGTTGAAAGCTTCGTCTACTTTTTTCACTGTTTTTTGTAGGTCAATGATATAAATACCATTTCTTTCTGTGAAGATATATTTCTTCATTTTTGGGTTCCAACGGCGAGTTTGATGGCCGAAGTGAACTCCTGCTTCGAGTAATTGTTTCATTGAAATAACAGGCATGTGTTATTCCCTCCTATTGGTTTATTTTTTGCGGATTAACCGCCCTCCGCATGGATCAACCAGCTGAAAAACTTAAGCGAACAAATCATTAAGCACCTTCTCAGTCTGTCACCGTGCGTGTGTGATTTAACACTGTTTCCTAATATACCATAAAAACAGGAAATATGCAACCTATGTTAGCTATCTTCTTTCTTCTATAACTAATTTTTTTCAACAATCATTTCAAGCTTTTCGGCTAAACTAAGAACAGCATATTTTTTTATTCTTTTAAATTGCGCACTTTCATAAGGCATTTCCATCATTGTTAGAATATCTTTTTGCTTATTGATATAACATTTAATTAAAATAAAACGATGTATTGCTTTCATGTCATTTAATATTCCTATATAGAATTGAACTAAATGGCCTATAGGAGTCAAACTTATTTTATTACCTGTTAACACTTTTATTTCTATTAATCCGTCTGTATTGAGCTTTATTTTATTTTTAGAACCTAGTAGAAAAACCAAATATTGGAATTCATCAAAAAAATTTTTTATGTTTTGTACTGTTTTAATGTAATCTATATTGTTTTTCGTCGTTGACACCTCATTTTACTTTAATACTATCAAAATGAGGTTTTTATTTGTTATGCTAGCTGCGTAAAAAAAAGCTTCAAAATTAGTAATAAAACTAATTTCAAAGCTTTTCCAATCAATTCGCAACAATATTTACAAGTTTCCCTGGAACGACAATCACTTTACGGATTGTTTTTCCTTCTAGGTTTTCTTTCATCTTGTCGTCTTCTTGTGCGATTTTTTCTAGTGCTTCTTTTTCGAGAGATTTGGCAACGGTGATTTTACTTTTTACTTTGCCATTGACTTGAAGAACTATTTCTACTTCATCTTCTACCAGTTTGGTTTCATCGTATGTTGGCCAAGCTACGTAGCTGATTGTTTCTGTGTGACCTAGGATTTCCCACAATTCTTCTGCAAGGTGTGGTGCGATTGGTGACAAGAGTTGCACGAAACCTTCGACATATTGTTTTGGAATCGTATCTTGTTTGTATGCTTCATTGATGAAAATCATTAGTTGCGAAATCCCAGTATTGAAACGTAGGTTTTCGTAATGATTCGTAACTGTTTTTACCATATGATGATACGCTTTTTCTAAATTAGCATTCGCATCGGTTGTCACTTTTTCAGCGAGTATGCCTTCATCA comes from Listeria monocytogenes and encodes:
- a CDS encoding ArpU family phage packaging/lysis transcriptional regulator yields the protein MSTTKNNIDYIKTVQNIKNFFDEFQYLVFLLGSKNKIKLNTDGLIEIKVLTGNKISLTPIGHLVQFYIGILNDMKAIHRFILIKCYINKQKDILTMMEMPYESAQFKRIKKYAVLSLAEKLEMIVEKN
- the tsf gene encoding translation elongation factor Ts — encoded protein: MANITAQMVKELREKTGAGMMDCKKALVETEGDMEKAIDYLREKGIAKAAKKSDRVASEGMTHVISNEKHAVVLEVNAETDFVAKNDNFQQLVDALAKQILAVRPDSLEDALKTEMPNGQTVQDYITEAITKIGENISLRRFEVKEKADNSAFGEYIHMNGRIGVLTLLEGTTDTTVAKDVAMHIAAINPKYISREDVSTEEVEDEKEVLTQQALNEGKPANIVEKMVEGRLKKYLSEISLEDQPFVKNPDITVGEYVKQSGGKVVSFVRFEVGEGIEKKEDNFVEEVMSQVKK
- the rpsB gene encoding 30S ribosomal protein S2, which translates into the protein MPVISMKQLLEAGVHFGHQTRRWNPKMKKYIFTERNGIYIIDLQKTVKKVDEAFNFMREVASDNGTILFVGTKKQAQESVRDEAIRSGQYFVNHRWLGGTLTNFETIQKRIQHLKKIERMEADGTFEVLPKKEVVLLKKEQEKLERFLGGIKDMKGLPDALFIVDPRKERIAVAEARKLHIPIIGIVDTNCDPDEIDYVIPANDDAIRAVKLLTAKMADAIIEVNQGEELTEAEVAPVEEKATEETTEA